The Helicobacter kayseriensis genomic sequence TCTTTTTGGAATAAGTTTTGCTTTGTAAGTTTCAAAAATTATTGAAGAAGGATAAAAAATGTTGAGATCATTATGGTCAGGTGTGGGTGGAATGCAAGCTCATCAAGTCGCTTTAGATGTTGAGAGTAACAATATCGCCAATGTCAATACAGTGGGATTTAAATACTCTAGAGCATCCTTTACAGATATGCTCTCACAAGTCAGCAATGCTGCGACCTCCCCACTGAATACAGGTTTGGGCGGACAAAACGACAAATCTATAGGGCTAGGCGTTGGCATAGGCGCAACAACAAAGGTTTTTTCTCAAGGGAGTTTGCAAAACACAGATGTCAAATCTGATTTGGCTATTGAGGGAGATGGTTTCTTTGTCGTCAGCTCAGACAAAGGGGTGACTCAAAAATTTACAAGAAATGGGGAATTTCTTTTTGATGCAAATGGGAATCTTGTCACAACAGGCGGACAAGTTGTGCAAGGATGGGTGAGAGATAGCAATCTTGAAAACCTTACAGATCAAACAATGTTTAAAGTCGATAACTCAGGTCCTGCCCAAGGAATCCAAATTGATCCATCAATGGTTATGCCCGCACGCTCTTCTTCTTCAATCTCTTTGCGTGCCAATCTCAACTCTGGGCGAAAAATCGAACAAATGGAAAGCATTTCTGTCCTTGATTCTGCAGTCAGAACAAAAGCAGATGGAACAAATCCTATCTATGATTCCAAATTCAAACTCCAACAAAATGCAGAGGATATGGGCGTTCTTTTCAACTCTGAGGGAGATGCAATGGCTCTCACAGAAGATCAAGGGATCTGGGTGAGCTACAAAAACTCTCAAATGCTCCGAGAGATCAAAGACACTTCAGGAGTAAGCACTCTAGGGCTCAATGGTGCGCTAATTAGTTTTAGCAATGATTCTAATGCAAGCGGAATTAGCTCTCTAACTGCAGCAAAAGATGCGATCAATGCCGCTACCAAACAAACCGGCGTAACAGCATTTATCGAAAATGGTGTGCTTAGACTTGAAAACAAAAATGAACTTGATGGAAATGAAAATCTCAAAAACATCATTATCACCGATTCAGGGACAGGAGTGTTTGCAAACTTTGCCAATGGAGATGCTGATATCACTTCATTCCGCTACAAATACACTACAAACAATGAGCCTGATTTCACCACAGGACAATTTAAAACCACAGAACAACTCAGAGAACTAATGCAACATGATGCCAATATGGTCAAAAATCCTGATGGTCCATACAAAGATAGCACCTCAACAGTTTCAGTCACCGTCAATCAATATGGAATGTTTGAAATCCTCAATAAGGATGATGGAAATGGACAAGATGATATTTTGAATGTTTTGGTTACAAGCTACTCTTCTGACAATATCGCAAGCAATGTGCTTTTTAAAGATGCGATGGCGGCACTCAATACAACAGCTCTGGTCGAGGGTGGAAAACCTACAACAAGCGAGCGTTTTACAAAAGCTATCCACAATGCAAGCATTGATGTCTTTGATTCTTTAGGCTCTAAGCACAATGTCAGAATCGAATTTTACAAAAGCGGTCCTTTAGAATGGAAATTCCGTGCTATTGTTCCCACTCCAGCAAGACTTGTAGGGGCAAGCGAAGCTTATCCAAATATTTTGGAGGGCGGCAGAGTCACATTCAATGGAGATGGAAGCCTTGCGGGTATCTATCCCCCTGCAATCGAGCTTGAACCTCAAAATGGAGCCAAAACTCCTCAAAGAATCGATCTAGCCTTTGGATCAAATAAATCTTTTGATGGTCTTACAAGCGTGGATAAAATCTCTGAGACTTATGCTATCGATCAAAATGGATATCAAGCAGGAGATCTTGCAGATATTCGATTTGATAACAATGGGACACTTTTGGGAGCCTTTAGCAATGGGCGCACCCTTGCGCTTGCTCAAGTCGCACTTGCCAACTTTGCCAATAACGCAGGACTTCGTGCAGAAGGAGGAAACCTCTTTAGCCAAAGCTCAAACTCTGGAGCACCCACAATCGGAGCGCCCAACACAGGAAAGCGAGGGGGAATCTCTGGAAGCAAACTAGAAATGAGTAATGTGGATTTGAGCAGAAGCCTCACCCAGCTCATCGTCACTCAAAGAGGATTCCAAGCCAACTCCAAAACTGTCACAACCTCTGATCAAATCCTCAACACTCTCCTAGCACTCAAGCAATAAGCTTGAGTGCACTTCTTGCTCTCTAAATCTTATTTTTTTGTAGAATGCTTAAAAACTTTACAAGGAAACACCATATGAAATATCATCGCATTATAGCTTTGGTGCTTTTTAGCATTCTCATCGCAAATGGAATGGAAAATAAGTCAGGAATACTCATTGGAATCGAAGGGAATCTTGAAAGTAGTCGATTTGATCGACCACTAATTAATGACAGGGGGCGATGGGTAGATCTTTATAATAGACTTGATGCATCAGGGGAAACTTCTGTCTCTTTCAATGGAGGGGTTAAGCTTGGCTATCAACATTATTTCACACAAAGCCTAGGGCTTCGCGCATCTGGATACTTTGGACTTGGATCACTTAAAGAGAATGTCGAATATCTTGATGCCCCTCAAAAATTCATTTCTAG encodes the following:
- the flgE gene encoding flagellar hook protein FlgE, translated to MLRSLWSGVGGMQAHQVALDVESNNIANVNTVGFKYSRASFTDMLSQVSNAATSPLNTGLGGQNDKSIGLGVGIGATTKVFSQGSLQNTDVKSDLAIEGDGFFVVSSDKGVTQKFTRNGEFLFDANGNLVTTGGQVVQGWVRDSNLENLTDQTMFKVDNSGPAQGIQIDPSMVMPARSSSSISLRANLNSGRKIEQMESISVLDSAVRTKADGTNPIYDSKFKLQQNAEDMGVLFNSEGDAMALTEDQGIWVSYKNSQMLREIKDTSGVSTLGLNGALISFSNDSNASGISSLTAAKDAINAATKQTGVTAFIENGVLRLENKNELDGNENLKNIIITDSGTGVFANFANGDADITSFRYKYTTNNEPDFTTGQFKTTEQLRELMQHDANMVKNPDGPYKDSTSTVSVTVNQYGMFEILNKDDGNGQDDILNVLVTSYSSDNIASNVLFKDAMAALNTTALVEGGKPTTSERFTKAIHNASIDVFDSLGSKHNVRIEFYKSGPLEWKFRAIVPTPARLVGASEAYPNILEGGRVTFNGDGSLAGIYPPAIELEPQNGAKTPQRIDLAFGSNKSFDGLTSVDKISETYAIDQNGYQAGDLADIRFDNNGTLLGAFSNGRTLALAQVALANFANNAGLRAEGGNLFSQSSNSGAPTIGAPNTGKRGGISGSKLEMSNVDLSRSLTQLIVTQRGFQANSKTVTTSDQILNTLLALKQ